A part of Paenibacillus antri genomic DNA contains:
- a CDS encoding sporulation protein YjcZ — MTAVTGGAFTSVGAILVLFILLVIISRTLLY, encoded by the coding sequence ATGACGGCAGTTACTGGCGGCGCGTTCACGTCGGTCGGCGCGATCTTGGTTCTCTTTATCCTGCTCGTGATCATCTCCAGGACGTTGCTCTACTAA
- the mutS gene encoding DNA mismatch repair protein MutS → MAKVTPMMEQYLSVKAQAQDAFLFFRLGDFYEMFFEDAVLAARELEITLTSRGAGAEEDRIPMCGVPYHSAENYIARLIEKGYKVAICEQVEDPAEAKGVVRREIVRVVTPGTVMDGKTLSERANNYLAAVVERSGRWAIAACDLTTGELYAVATESAADAADELAVYAVTEVVCPPYVSDRLKETLEGRLKHVVYTERQLIAGDDGAWLTERFPALRLDGLDGTHRSAAALLLQYLTETQKRSLGHLHEVRVYEPSVYMTLDPFTRKNLELTETVRDRARKGSLLEMLDKTATSMGARLLRRWLDKPLMSAGAIRLRLDAVEALQKNLLLREDMRELLKRVYDLERLSGRIAYGSANARDLNALAATLAVVPELMELSRGAGSELLGTISGDPDDGADIRDWIEAAVHPEPPASTREGGLIRDGYDAHLDKLREASKSGKRWIAELEQAEREATGIRSLKIGYNKVFGYYIEVTRANLGMVPEGRYERKQTLAAAERYVTPELKEKEALILEAEEKMVDLEYGIFQQLREKIAAEIPRLQRLAERLASLDAIQSLASVAAANRYVRPDVHEGFDLDIESGRHPVVESVLTSGTFIANDTRLTMDETRALLITGPNMAGKSTYMRQVALIMIMAQIGSFVPAKRARVPIVDRVFTRIGAADDLAGGQSTFMVEMQDIQTMIAKATEKSLVVIDELGRGTSTGEGMAIAQAVIEHLHENVGCKTLVSTHYHELAHLEGSLRYLSNACMAVKESGGQVTFLRKLVSGAADTSYGIYCAQLAGLPDSVIDRAYALLHEFEANAEARAAAPAVVGAAAGGGKPQRRGGAPDAAIHQLDMFADWNAAPPAPKRDPRADELVELVKRADVLNMTPIEAMNFLFELKKKTLS, encoded by the coding sequence ATGGCTAAGGTCACTCCCATGATGGAGCAGTATTTGTCCGTCAAGGCGCAGGCGCAGGACGCCTTTTTGTTTTTCCGCCTCGGCGATTTCTATGAAATGTTTTTCGAAGACGCGGTGCTGGCGGCACGGGAACTCGAGATTACGCTGACGAGCCGCGGCGCGGGGGCGGAGGAAGACCGCATCCCGATGTGCGGCGTTCCCTACCATTCCGCGGAAAACTATATCGCTAGATTGATAGAGAAGGGCTATAAAGTCGCGATCTGCGAGCAGGTCGAGGATCCGGCCGAGGCGAAGGGCGTCGTCCGGCGGGAGATCGTCCGCGTCGTCACGCCGGGCACCGTCATGGACGGCAAGACGCTCTCGGAGCGCGCCAACAATTATTTGGCCGCGGTCGTCGAGCGTTCCGGCCGATGGGCGATCGCCGCCTGCGATCTGACGACGGGCGAGCTGTACGCGGTCGCGACGGAAAGCGCGGCGGATGCGGCGGACGAGCTCGCCGTGTACGCGGTCACGGAGGTCGTCTGCCCGCCGTACGTGTCGGACCGGCTGAAGGAGACGCTGGAAGGGCGTCTGAAGCACGTCGTCTACACGGAGCGGCAGCTCATCGCGGGCGACGACGGCGCGTGGCTGACGGAACGGTTCCCGGCGCTTCGGCTGGACGGGCTCGACGGAACGCATCGGTCCGCGGCGGCGCTGCTGCTGCAGTATTTGACCGAGACGCAGAAACGATCGCTCGGCCATCTGCACGAGGTGCGCGTCTATGAACCTAGCGTTTACATGACGCTAGATCCGTTCACGAGGAAAAACCTCGAGCTGACCGAGACGGTACGGGATCGCGCCCGGAAGGGCTCGCTGCTCGAGATGCTGGACAAGACGGCGACGAGCATGGGCGCGAGGCTGCTGCGCCGTTGGCTGGACAAGCCGCTTATGAGCGCGGGCGCGATTCGCCTGCGTCTCGACGCGGTCGAGGCGCTGCAGAAAAACCTGCTCCTTCGCGAGGACATGCGCGAACTGTTGAAGCGCGTCTACGATCTCGAGCGGCTGTCCGGCCGCATCGCGTACGGCTCGGCCAACGCGCGCGACCTGAACGCGCTCGCCGCGACGCTCGCCGTCGTGCCGGAGCTCATGGAGCTGAGCCGGGGCGCGGGGTCGGAGCTGCTAGGCACGATCTCGGGCGATCCGGACGACGGCGCGGACATTCGCGATTGGATCGAAGCCGCCGTCCATCCGGAGCCGCCGGCGTCGACCCGCGAAGGCGGGCTCATCCGCGACGGTTACGACGCGCACTTGGACAAGCTGCGCGAGGCGAGCAAGAGCGGCAAACGCTGGATCGCGGAGCTCGAGCAGGCGGAGCGCGAAGCGACCGGCATTCGTTCTTTGAAAATCGGATACAACAAGGTGTTCGGCTACTATATCGAGGTGACGCGGGCGAATCTCGGCATGGTGCCCGAAGGGCGGTACGAGCGCAAGCAGACGCTCGCCGCCGCGGAGCGGTACGTCACTCCGGAGCTGAAGGAGAAGGAAGCGCTCATTTTGGAAGCCGAGGAGAAGATGGTCGACCTCGAATACGGCATTTTCCAACAATTGAGAGAGAAGATCGCGGCGGAGATCCCTCGTTTGCAGCGTCTCGCGGAGCGTCTCGCGTCGCTTGACGCGATTCAGTCGCTCGCGAGCGTCGCCGCGGCGAACCGGTACGTGCGGCCCGACGTGCACGAAGGGTTCGACCTGGATATCGAGTCTGGCCGCCATCCGGTCGTGGAATCGGTGCTGACGAGCGGCACGTTCATCGCGAACGACACGCGGCTGACGATGGACGAGACGCGGGCGCTGCTCATCACCGGGCCGAACATGGCGGGGAAGAGCACGTATATGCGGCAGGTCGCGCTTATCATGATCATGGCGCAGATCGGCTCGTTCGTGCCGGCGAAGCGGGCCCGCGTGCCGATCGTCGACCGGGTGTTCACCCGGATCGGCGCGGCGGACGACCTCGCCGGCGGACAGAGCACGTTCATGGTCGAGATGCAGGATATCCAGACGATGATCGCCAAGGCGACCGAGAAGAGCCTCGTCGTGATCGACGAGCTCGGCCGCGGCACGTCGACGGGCGAAGGGATGGCGATCGCGCAGGCGGTCATCGAGCATCTGCACGAGAACGTCGGCTGCAAGACGCTCGTCTCGACGCACTATCACGAGCTGGCGCATTTGGAAGGCTCGCTCCGCTACTTGTCCAACGCGTGCATGGCGGTGAAGGAGAGCGGCGGGCAAGTGACGTTCCTGCGGAAGCTCGTGTCGGGCGCGGCCGATACGTCGTACGGCATCTACTGCGCTCAGCTCGCCGGGCTGCCGGACTCGGTCATCGATCGGGCGTACGCGCTGCTGCACGAATTCGAGGCGAACGCCGAGGCGCGCGCGGCCGCGCCCGCCGTCGTCGGTGCCGCCGCGGGCGGAGGGAAGCCGCAGCGCCGAGGAGGCGCTCCAGACGCAGCGATCCACCAGCTCGACATGTTCGCCGATTGGAACGCCGCGCCGCCGGCGCCGAAGCGCGATCCGCGGGCGGACGAGCTGGTCGAGCTGGTGAAGCGGGCCGACGTCTTGAACATGACGCCGATCGAGGCGATGAACTTTCTGTTCGAGCTGAAGAAGAAGACGTTATCGTAA
- the mutL gene encoding DNA mismatch repair endonuclease MutL, with protein sequence MGKIRLLDDHLANQIAAGEVVERPSSVVKELVENAIDAGSRTIDVTAEEGGVKFIRVVDDGSGIEPDDLELAFERHATSKIRTGKDLFAIRSLGFRGEALPSIAAVSRVEVLSGAGDDGVARRIVIEGGAKLAFEEAAAPRGTDFRVKDLFYNTPARLKYMKTVQTELGHITDYMYRLALSRPDIAFRLEHNGTQLLDTAGNGDLQQAAAAVYGTATAKRMIPVEAETPDYKISGWIARPDVTRSNRNGITVVVNGRYVRNFQVAQAILAGFHTLLPINRYPLAIVRLEMEPTLVDVNVHPAKLEVRFSKDAELMEAVQRAVRAALQRETLIPSGMAGRERRVLPPAGSQPQAVQETLRLYDARPGIAPGSSARETSAPPPAFNPAPQGGAAPRPAAPYGKPAGTYGAAAGGTAPPMPAAPSRQWEPRDAERLLRAMAPSPASAPPPAAEAEPVERDAASLDATAPPAAPIEEEGPRFPHLYPIGQLHGTYIVAQNEDGLFLVDQHAAHERINYERFYQKFGSVEAVSQLTLFSHTIEFTSSEAQTLRDRLPLLESVGVYLEPFGGNTFKVRSHPSWFPDGEEASLIEEMTQWVLSERSPDVAKIREASAIMCSCKASIKANQSQSIPALESLLARLAACKNPFTCPHGRPIVVSFTKRDLEKLFKRVM encoded by the coding sequence ATGGGTAAGATTCGATTGTTGGACGATCATCTAGCGAACCAGATCGCCGCGGGCGAGGTCGTCGAGCGGCCGTCGTCCGTCGTGAAGGAGCTCGTGGAAAATGCGATCGACGCGGGCAGCCGGACGATCGACGTGACGGCGGAGGAAGGCGGCGTCAAGTTCATCCGCGTCGTCGACGACGGGTCCGGCATCGAGCCGGACGATCTCGAGCTCGCGTTCGAGCGGCACGCCACAAGCAAAATCCGCACCGGTAAGGATCTCTTCGCGATCCGGAGCCTCGGCTTCCGCGGCGAAGCGCTGCCGAGCATCGCGGCCGTCTCGCGCGTCGAGGTGCTGTCCGGCGCCGGCGACGACGGCGTCGCGCGGCGCATCGTCATCGAGGGCGGCGCGAAGCTCGCGTTCGAGGAGGCGGCCGCCCCGCGCGGGACCGACTTCCGGGTGAAGGATTTGTTCTACAATACGCCGGCGCGGCTCAAGTATATGAAGACGGTCCAAACCGAGCTCGGCCATATTACGGATTACATGTACCGACTGGCGCTGTCCCGGCCGGATATCGCCTTCCGGCTCGAGCATAACGGCACGCAGCTGCTCGACACGGCCGGGAACGGCGATCTGCAGCAGGCGGCCGCCGCCGTATACGGGACGGCCACGGCGAAGCGGATGATCCCGGTCGAAGCGGAGACGCCGGATTATAAGATTTCCGGTTGGATCGCTCGCCCGGACGTGACCCGCTCGAATCGGAACGGCATCACGGTCGTCGTGAACGGCCGATACGTGCGCAACTTCCAGGTGGCGCAGGCGATCCTCGCCGGGTTTCACACGCTGCTGCCGATCAACCGGTATCCGCTCGCGATCGTGCGGCTCGAGATGGAGCCGACGCTCGTCGACGTGAACGTCCATCCGGCGAAGCTCGAGGTGCGCTTCAGCAAAGACGCGGAGCTGATGGAGGCGGTGCAGCGGGCGGTGCGCGCGGCGCTGCAGCGGGAGACGCTCATTCCGAGCGGCATGGCGGGGCGGGAGCGCCGCGTCCTGCCGCCGGCCGGGTCGCAGCCGCAGGCGGTGCAAGAGACGCTGCGGCTGTACGACGCGCGTCCGGGGATCGCGCCGGGGTCGTCCGCGCGGGAGACGTCCGCGCCGCCGCCGGCGTTCAATCCGGCTCCGCAGGGCGGGGCGGCGCCTCGGCCGGCCGCGCCGTACGGCAAGCCGGCGGGGACGTACGGCGCGGCCGCGGGCGGTACGGCGCCTCCGATGCCGGCCGCGCCGTCGCGCCAGTGGGAGCCGCGCGACGCGGAGCGGCTGCTCCGGGCGATGGCGCCGTCTCCGGCGTCCGCGCCGCCGCCCGCGGCGGAAGCCGAGCCGGTGGAGCGGGACGCCGCGTCGCTGGACGCGACCGCGCCGCCGGCGGCGCCGATCGAGGAGGAAGGACCGCGGTTTCCGCATCTGTACCCGATCGGGCAGCTGCACGGTACGTATATCGTCGCGCAAAACGAAGACGGCTTGTTCCTCGTCGATCAACACGCGGCGCACGAGCGAATCAATTACGAGAGGTTCTACCAGAAGTTCGGCAGCGTGGAAGCGGTCAGCCAGCTGACGTTGTTCTCGCATACGATCGAGTTCACGTCTTCGGAAGCGCAGACGCTGCGCGATCGATTGCCGCTGCTCGAGAGCGTCGGGGTTTATCTGGAGCCGTTCGGAGGGAATACATTTAAAGTGCGGTCCCATCCGAGCTGGTTCCCGGACGGCGAAGAGGCGTCGCTCATCGAAGAGATGACGCAGTGGGTGCTGAGCGAGCGCAGCCCCGACGTCGCGAAAATTCGCGAGGCGTCGGCGATTATGTGCTCTTGCAAGGCGTCCATTAAGGCGAACCAATCGCAGTCGATTCCGGCGCTCGAGTCGCTGCTCGCGCGCCTCGCCGCCTGCAAGAACCCGTTCACGTGCCCGCACGGCCGCCCGATCGTAGTCAGCTTTACGAAGCGGGATCTCGAGAAACTATTCAAGCGGGTGATGTAA
- a CDS encoding S41 family peptidase encodes MKKLHGMGTWRRWTRLAALTAALTLPLPAVAVAATPAEQLNEVFGYIEDLHVSGTSGEALRDAAIRGMLDELNDPYTAYYDEAMWKSLHDAYEQVMVGIGIQYAQTDEGLRILRVYADSAAEDAGLRAGDVVVGVGGKAVKSHPLEEITNDLLGPAGTEAKLDVLDGASRKKKTVVVTRRAFHIPSVTYELMDGGVGYIRIDSFSSDTAARFGDAMWTFANEPSLAAIVVDVRGNPGGYLDAARSVSSFFIEEGPLLHTIDRNGVEVALEIEGGGKVGLPVAVLVDGNSASASEVFAGAMQDYGVGTIVGAKTFGKGSVQQLIELQGGGGLKVTIEHYLTPKMNPVNGVGITPDAAATHPLDATVTALREVGIANVRAELRSYETVVNGATFGHVINVVREGGRVYVPSQALAALSGGDAKWDGATSAVTIDGGGRTAAFAAGSGLLLKDGTGYIDVGAFAKAFPNATAKSSRSTVVLEWSDHG; translated from the coding sequence ATGAAGAAGCTGCACGGAATGGGGACATGGAGACGATGGACGAGGCTGGCGGCGTTGACGGCGGCGCTGACGCTGCCGCTGCCGGCGGTCGCCGTGGCGGCGACGCCCGCGGAACAGCTGAACGAAGTGTTCGGATACATCGAGGATCTTCATGTCTCGGGAACGTCCGGAGAGGCGCTGCGGGACGCGGCCATTCGGGGCATGCTGGACGAGCTGAACGATCCGTATACGGCCTATTACGACGAAGCGATGTGGAAGTCGCTGCACGACGCCTACGAGCAAGTGATGGTCGGCATCGGCATTCAATACGCGCAAACCGATGAAGGACTTAGAATCTTACGCGTGTACGCGGATTCGGCCGCGGAGGATGCGGGACTGCGCGCGGGCGACGTCGTCGTCGGCGTCGGAGGCAAGGCGGTGAAGTCTCATCCGTTGGAAGAGATCACGAACGATCTGCTCGGACCCGCGGGCACCGAGGCGAAGCTGGACGTCCTCGACGGGGCGAGCCGGAAGAAGAAGACGGTCGTCGTCACGCGGAGGGCGTTCCACATTCCTTCGGTGACCTATGAGCTGATGGACGGCGGCGTCGGGTATATCCGGATCGATTCGTTCTCGAGCGATACGGCGGCTCGATTCGGCGATGCGATGTGGACGTTCGCGAACGAACCTTCGCTCGCGGCGATCGTCGTCGACGTACGCGGCAATCCGGGCGGGTACTTGGATGCGGCGAGAAGCGTCTCGTCGTTCTTCATCGAGGAAGGTCCGCTGCTCCACACGATCGATCGGAACGGCGTGGAAGTCGCCCTCGAGATCGAAGGAGGCGGCAAAGTCGGGCTGCCGGTAGCGGTACTTGTGGATGGCAACAGCGCCAGCGCGTCCGAGGTGTTCGCCGGCGCGATGCAGGATTACGGCGTCGGGACGATCGTCGGCGCGAAGACGTTCGGCAAGGGGAGCGTGCAACAGCTGATCGAGCTGCAAGGCGGCGGAGGGCTGAAGGTGACGATCGAGCATTATCTGACTCCGAAGATGAACCCGGTCAACGGCGTCGGCATTACGCCGGACGCGGCGGCGACGCATCCGCTCGACGCGACGGTCACGGCGCTGCGCGAGGTCGGCATCGCGAACGTTCGCGCGGAGCTGCGTTCGTACGAGACAGTCGTCAACGGAGCGACGTTCGGCCACGTCATAAACGTCGTCCGCGAAGGCGGCCGCGTCTACGTGCCGTCGCAGGCGCTCGCGGCGTTGTCCGGGGGCGATGCGAAGTGGGACGGCGCGACGAGCGCGGTGACGATCGACGGGGGAGGACGAACGGCGGCGTTCGCCGCGGGTTCGGGACTCCTCTTGAAGGACGGAACCGGGTATATCGACGTCGGCGCCTTCGCCAAAGCGTTCCCGAACGCTACGGCGAAATCGTCGAGAAGCACCGTCGTATTGGAGTGGAGCGACCATGGGTAA
- the hfq gene encoding RNA chaperone Hfq has product MNKSINIQDTFLNTLRKENIPVTVYLTNGFQIRGVIRAFDNFTIVIDSDGRQQMVYKHAISTFTPQRSVSLAYETNSDA; this is encoded by the coding sequence ATGAACAAGTCGATCAACATTCAAGATACGTTCCTTAACACGCTTCGCAAGGAGAACATCCCGGTCACCGTGTACTTGACCAACGGGTTCCAAATCCGAGGCGTCATTCGCGCCTTCGATAATTTCACGATCGTGATCGACAGCGACGGCCGTCAGCAGATGGTGTACAAGCACGCGATTTCGACGTTTACGCCGCAGCGCAGCGTGTCGCTCGCGTACGAGACGAATTCGGACGCGTAA
- a CDS encoding putative amidoligase domain-containing protein translates to MGVFVLHAGQPELARFLGRLQVPAGTAPPRPNDGRSAWTVVSFRGDAKPIRMPGGAGGPMQPAAAVRRASDARRAAEDLRRHGIRTAPSAKDERGTIHRTFVVPVFGLDALGSFASGAVGGPMLAAGTLRRPQVPEPRGDNDADAPRPTAQRRAERAAVRAVYALGLDYGVVRVRTGEDGAAYVVSVDASPLVAAGEFAPLFASAVNRLQEAEDAAARAGEGGGTLLLGMDPEFVLKKPGPEGKIVSASRYFERRGRVGCDSVRIGDKIVYPLAELRPSPAAEPRELLRNLYAAMRLAASRIDDVSLEWLAGGMPAPGLPLGGHIHVSGVALNADLLRAMDNYMALPLALLEDEPTKRRRPRYGALGDFRRQFHGGFEYRTLPSWIVSPAVALGVISLAKVVCEHVRELRERPLARPELQAAYYAGDKETLLPAALARWSELERTAGYARYAKALDGLKRRIERAEPWNERQDVRPAWKIPPYRV, encoded by the coding sequence ATGGGCGTGTTTGTGCTTCACGCGGGACAGCCGGAGCTGGCTCGCTTCCTGGGGCGATTGCAGGTGCCGGCGGGCACGGCGCCGCCGCGGCCGAACGACGGCCGCTCCGCTTGGACGGTCGTGTCCTTCCGCGGGGACGCGAAGCCGATCCGTATGCCCGGAGGCGCCGGCGGCCCGATGCAGCCGGCCGCGGCCGTCCGACGGGCGTCCGACGCGCGGCGCGCGGCCGAAGACTTGCGGCGGCACGGCATCCGCACGGCGCCGTCCGCGAAGGACGAACGCGGCACGATCCATCGGACGTTCGTCGTCCCGGTGTTCGGGCTGGATGCGCTCGGCTCGTTCGCGTCCGGCGCGGTCGGCGGCCCGATGCTCGCCGCGGGGACGCTCCGCCGTCCTCAGGTTCCGGAGCCGCGCGGAGACAACGACGCGGACGCGCCGCGTCCGACCGCGCAGCGACGCGCGGAGCGCGCAGCCGTTCGCGCGGTGTACGCGCTCGGGCTCGATTACGGCGTCGTGCGCGTCCGAACGGGCGAAGACGGCGCGGCGTACGTCGTATCGGTCGACGCCTCGCCGCTCGTCGCCGCAGGCGAGTTCGCGCCGTTGTTCGCGTCCGCCGTAAACCGGCTGCAGGAAGCCGAAGACGCGGCGGCTCGAGCCGGAGAAGGCGGCGGGACGCTGCTGCTCGGCATGGATCCGGAGTTCGTGCTGAAGAAGCCCGGACCCGAAGGGAAAATCGTGTCGGCCTCGCGGTATTTCGAACGCAGGGGCCGCGTCGGCTGCGACAGCGTGCGCATCGGCGATAAAATCGTTTATCCGCTTGCGGAACTGCGTCCCTCCCCCGCGGCCGAGCCGCGGGAGCTGCTCCGCAACTTGTACGCCGCGATGCGCCTTGCCGCATCGCGGATAGACGACGTCAGCCTCGAATGGCTGGCGGGAGGGATGCCCGCCCCGGGCCTTCCGCTCGGCGGGCATATCCATGTTAGCGGCGTTGCCCTCAACGCCGATCTGCTGCGCGCCATGGACAACTATATGGCGCTGCCGCTCGCGCTGCTCGAGGACGAACCCACGAAGCGGCGGCGGCCTCGGTATGGCGCGCTTGGCGATTTCCGCCGCCAATTCCACGGCGGCTTCGAATACCGGACGCTCCCCTCGTGGATCGTCTCGCCGGCCGTCGCGCTCGGAGTCATCTCCCTCGCGAAGGTCGTCTGCGAGCATGTCCGAGAGCTGCGGGAGCGTCCGCTCGCACGGCCGGAGCTGCAAGCGGCGTACTACGCCGGCGACAAGGAGACGCTGCTGCCGGCGGCGCTCGCGCGCTGGAGCGAGCTGGAACGTACGGCGGGCTACGCCCGGTACGCGAAGGCGCTCGACGGACTGAAGCGGCGCATCGAGCGTGCCGAGCCCTGGAACGAACGGCAAGACGTAAGACCCGCGTGGAAAATTCCGCCGTACCGCGTTTAG
- a CDS encoding outer spore coat protein CotE: protein MVADNDLQCREIITKAVCGKGRKFSQVTHTVTPPNLPTSILGAWIINHQYEAVRSGDGIEVVGTYDINIWYSYDRNSKTDVAKETVSYVELVPLSNVDPKHRASTEEVYAEATQEPNCVEASVSSKGTSVVIRVEREFEVEMIAETKVCVVVCQNGCDDWGEKAVDFAGEGDDLDDLDADLLDDDDDLN from the coding sequence ATGGTTGCAGATAACGATTTGCAGTGCCGTGAGATCATCACGAAAGCGGTCTGCGGCAAAGGTCGTAAGTTCTCTCAAGTGACTCATACCGTGACTCCGCCAAACCTTCCCACGAGCATTTTGGGGGCATGGATCATCAACCACCAGTATGAAGCGGTTCGATCCGGCGACGGCATTGAGGTTGTGGGAACTTATGATATCAACATTTGGTATTCGTACGACCGCAACTCGAAGACCGACGTAGCGAAAGAGACGGTGTCCTATGTAGAGCTGGTTCCGCTCTCCAATGTGGATCCGAAACATCGCGCGTCGACGGAGGAAGTATACGCGGAGGCGACGCAGGAACCGAACTGCGTCGAAGCGAGCGTATCGTCCAAAGGCACGAGCGTCGTCATTCGCGTCGAGCGCGAGTTCGAGGTGGAGATGATCGCGGAGACGAAGGTATGCGTCGTCGTATGCCAGAACGGTTGCGACGATTGGGGCGAGAAGGCCGTCGATTTCGCCGGTGAAGGCGACGATCTCGACGACCTTGACGCGGATTTGTTGGACGACGACGACGACCTGAATTAA
- the miaA gene encoding tRNA (adenosine(37)-N6)-dimethylallyltransferase MiaA — protein sequence MKKTPLLVLVGPTAVGKTAFSLHAGNRFPVEIISGDSVQVYKGMDIGSAKATWEERQAVPHHMIDILRPDEPFTVADFQTRAAALIEDIAARGRLPFIVGGTGLYIESVVYDYRFSEAIADEDARAKWNDVADAQGTEALHALLQERDPVSAARIHPNDRKRLVRALEVYDATGRPMSEQAQKREKSSPYELCMIGLTMDRELLYRRIEERVDAMLESGLEGEVHELLRSGYDRSLPSMQAIGYKEMAAYLTGEISYDRAVYLLKRNTRHFAKRQLSWFRAMPQIHWVDVTDTANFITQSDAINDIIATTFPTSDYPFHSPEA from the coding sequence TTGAAGAAGACGCCATTGCTCGTCTTGGTCGGCCCGACGGCGGTCGGCAAGACGGCGTTCAGCTTGCACGCGGGGAACCGATTCCCCGTCGAAATTATTTCCGGCGATTCCGTCCAGGTGTATAAGGGGATGGACATCGGCTCGGCGAAAGCGACCTGGGAGGAGCGGCAGGCCGTCCCGCATCATATGATCGACATCCTGCGGCCGGACGAGCCGTTCACGGTCGCGGATTTCCAGACGCGCGCCGCCGCTCTCATCGAAGACATCGCCGCCCGCGGACGGCTGCCGTTCATCGTCGGCGGAACGGGACTGTATATCGAAAGCGTCGTGTACGATTATCGATTCTCCGAGGCGATCGCCGACGAGGACGCCCGGGCGAAGTGGAACGACGTCGCGGACGCGCAAGGCACGGAAGCGCTGCACGCGCTGCTGCAGGAGCGCGATCCCGTCTCGGCGGCGCGCATCCACCCGAACGACCGCAAGCGGCTCGTTCGCGCGCTGGAGGTGTACGATGCGACCGGACGCCCGATGTCGGAACAAGCGCAAAAGCGGGAGAAGTCGTCGCCGTACGAGCTGTGCATGATCGGCCTGACGATGGACCGCGAGCTGCTGTACCGGCGGATCGAGGAGCGCGTGGACGCGATGCTCGAGAGCGGGCTGGAGGGCGAAGTGCATGAGCTGCTGCGTTCCGGTTACGACCGATCGCTCCCCTCCATGCAGGCGATCGGCTACAAGGAGATGGCGGCTTACCTGACGGGGGAAATCTCGTACGATCGAGCGGTGTATTTGCTCAAGCGCAATACGAGACACTTCGCCAAGCGCCAACTGAGCTGGTTTCGCGCGATGCCCCAAATTCATTGGGTCGATGTTACGGATACGGCAAATTTCATTACCCAAAGCGACGCCATTAATGATATAATAGCCACAACGTTTCCGACTTCGGACTATCCATTTCATTCGCCAGAGGCATAG
- a CDS encoding class I SAM-dependent methyltransferase yields MRAVIVTTTYKPSADIEAKGRAAAQRLGGRYAPRGGASVRKLQDRFPGASVVVLGPNTLEWHPEQGGKPFFFHPGMSLVRAKRLAAGERDAMLDACRLEPGDAIVDCTAGLGSDAILFSYAGGPDSRVVAVESQLPLHYIVSQGLRSHETGWPAFDEAMRRVEPVHADHSAYLRSLSDRSVDVVYFDPMFGDPVRTSAGIAPLRAFANDAPVTEEAIEEARRVARKTVVMKERGDAEAWRRFGFTVEARPNAPVAYGVIRI; encoded by the coding sequence ATGCGCGCCGTCATCGTGACGACGACGTACAAGCCCTCCGCCGACATCGAAGCGAAAGGACGGGCGGCCGCGCAGCGTCTCGGCGGGCGGTACGCGCCGCGAGGCGGAGCTTCGGTCCGTAAGCTTCAGGATCGATTTCCGGGGGCGTCGGTCGTCGTCCTTGGACCCAACACGTTGGAGTGGCATCCGGAGCAGGGCGGGAAGCCGTTCTTCTTCCACCCCGGCATGAGTCTCGTCCGGGCGAAGCGGCTTGCCGCCGGCGAACGCGACGCGATGCTCGACGCATGCCGGCTCGAGCCGGGCGACGCGATCGTCGACTGCACGGCCGGACTCGGCTCGGACGCGATCCTGTTCAGCTACGCGGGCGGCCCGGACAGCCGGGTCGTCGCCGTGGAGAGCCAGCTGCCGCTGCACTATATCGTCTCGCAAGGGCTTCGCTCGCACGAAACCGGATGGCCGGCGTTCGACGAGGCGATGCGCCGGGTGGAGCCGGTGCATGCGGACCACTCGGCATACCTCCGTTCGCTGTCCGACCGCAGCGTCGACGTCGTATATTTCGATCCGATGTTCGGGGACCCGGTCCGTACGTCCGCGGGCATCGCGCCGCTTCGCGCCTTCGCGAACGACGCGCCGGTGACGGAGGAGGCGATCGAGGAAGCCCGGAGGGTAGCTAGGAAGACGGTCGTTATGAAGGAGAGAGGCGACGCGGAGGCGTGGCGGCGGTTCGGCTTCACGGTCGAAGCGAGGCCGAACGCCCCGGTCGCATACGGAGTGATACGAATTTGA